The following proteins are co-located in the Flammeovirga kamogawensis genome:
- a CDS encoding RNA polymerase sigma factor, whose protein sequence is MVHQEYNTSLQSLLDDLKDNKETAWSYLYVNFQAMIVNLIKKNGGDEEAGKEIFQNVIIDLHNNILRGKVREDSNLRNYLYTLAYNQWRVQIRNTKGKNDTLEHDNTLIDDSVSFDEEQYELYDDLTSILGNLGEKCQELINSKYSKIKLSMNEIAEQLGFMNARSATSQLNKCMEKARKEAVVVLKSKGL, encoded by the coding sequence ATGGTGCATCAAGAATACAATACTTCATTACAATCATTATTAGATGATTTAAAAGATAATAAAGAAACGGCTTGGTCATATTTATATGTCAATTTTCAAGCAATGATTGTCAATTTAATCAAAAAGAATGGAGGTGATGAAGAAGCTGGGAAAGAGATTTTTCAGAATGTAATTATTGATTTACATAACAATATTCTAAGAGGGAAAGTGAGAGAGGATTCCAACTTAAGAAATTATTTATATACCCTTGCCTATAATCAGTGGAGAGTTCAGATTAGAAATACAAAAGGTAAGAATGATACGTTAGAGCACGATAACACACTAATTGATGATAGTGTAAGCTTTGATGAGGAACAATACGAATTGTATGATGATTTGACATCAATTTTGGGAAATCTTGGTGAAAAATGTCAAGAATTAATCAACTCAAAATATTCTAAAATCAAATTGTCTATGAATGAAATTGCAGAACAATTAGGTTTTATGAATGCAAGATCTGCTACTTCTCAATTAAATAAATGTATGGAGAAGGCAAGAAAAGAAGCTGTAGTAGTGCTCAAATCTAAAGGGTTATAA